The window TGGCCTTGCTCAGCGCCTCTTCGGCGCTCGCCACCCGAATCAGGTTGACCACCGGGCCGAACACTTCCTCGCGCGTCAGGTTCAGCCGATCGTCCGGGTTGATCACCAGCGTCGGCGGAATGTAGAAGCCGTTGGCGTCCGGCCCGGCCGCGCCGCCGATAAGCTCGGCGTTTTTCGCCCGGGCGTCGTCCAGGTAGGCCGCCACCTTGTTGCGGTGCGCGAGCGACACCAGCGGGTTGATTTGCGCGCCGGTATCCATCCCCGGCCCGACCGACAGCGATTTCACCGCCTGTTCGAATCCGGCCACCAGCCGATCATAAATCGGCGCTTCAATATAAATTCGCGAGCTGGCGGCGCACACCTGCCCTTGGTTGAGGAAACTGCCGAGCATCAGGCCTTCGATCACCTGCTGCGGATCGGCATCTTTCAGCACGATGGCCGGGTTTTTGCCGCCCAGCTCCAGCGTCACGCGGGTCAGGCGATCCGCCGCCGCGCGCGCGATGCTTTTGCCCACCGGCGTGGAGCCGGTAAAGCTGACTTTGGCGATCAGCGGATGTTCGGTCAGCGCCTTGCCGCACACGGTGCCGCGGCCGGTGACCACGTTGAACGCGCCTGGCGGCACGCCGGCTTCGCTCGCCAGTTCGGCGATGCGCAGTAGGGTGAGCGGGGTGGTTTCCGACGGCTTGATGACGATGGAGCAGCCCGCGGCCAGCGCCGGCATCACTTTCCACATGCCGATCATCAGCGGGAAGTTCCAGGGCACGATGCCGGCGACCACGCCGATCGGCTCTTTGCGGGTATAAACCTGATATTTGGCGCCCGGCGGCATCGGAATGGAGACGTCCAGCGTCTGGCCGGTGATTTTGGTCGCCAGCCCGGCGGTGTAACGCATCCAGTTCAGGGTGCTGCCGACTTCGAAAGCGCGGGCGATGTTGATGGATTTGCCCTGCTCCAGGGTTTCGAGCTGCGCCAGCTCTTCGGCGTGCTGCTCCACCAGATCGGCGAAGCGCAGCAGGATGCGTTCGCGCTCTACCGGCAGACGCTGCGCCCAGACGCCTTCGCTGAAGGCTTTGTGGGCGGACTGCACCGCCAGCGCGACGTCGTGTTCGTTGGCGTCGGCGGTGGTGGCGATCTGCTGCCCATTGGCGGGGTTATACACCGCCAGGCGGCCTTCCGCGGCGGACGCGCGCCACTGGCCGTCGATATACAGCCCATGCTGACGATCGAGAAAACGCGACACGCTATCCAGCACGGCTACGGTATTGTCAGACATACATCCTCCGATCAGGCTCATCAGGTTATCGTTAACCCTGAGAGTCTAGATCAGCGGTAAAGCGGCGGCTTTGCTCTGCCTGACATTCGGTTTGTCCTGCGTGTCATTTTGCCGTGACGGAACAGTAAACCGCGGCCGGCGGGCGCCGGCCGGGAGGGATCACGAGCTCAGGGTCGCCAGACGGGTGGCGAAACCGAGGAACAGCAGGCCGATCAGGCCGTTGCCGAGCTTCGCCAGGCCTTTCTTGTGATTGAAGAAATGCGCCAGCATCGCGCCGGAGAAGATCAGCGTGCTCATGTAGATAAAGCTGACGGCTTCGAGGATCAGCGCCAGAATGGTGAACGACAGCCCGGTATGCGCGTAGTTGAAGTCGATGAACTGGACGAAGAACGACACGTAAAACAGAATAGCTTTCGGGTTGGTCAGGCTCAGCGTCAGCGACTTGCGCAGAATGCTGTGGCCGCCTTCAATTTGCTGCTGTTGCGCCTGCGCCTTCTGCACGAAGGTGGCGTAGAGGATTTTTGCGCCGAGGAACAGCAGGTAAATCGCGCCGAGAAAACGCACCAGGGTAAACAGGAACGGCGTGGTGCGGATTAGCGAAGCCACGCCGATATAGGCGCAGAAGATCAGGATCGCATCGCCGATAAACACGCCCAGCGCCGCGGTATAGCCGGCGCGCACGCCGCGCGATACGCCGGTTTTCAGCACGTACAGCGTATTCGGCCCCGGCAGAATGATGATGAAGACCACCCCGGCCAAATAGGTCCATAAATTCAGGACGCCAAAACTCTCTAACACAATAACCTCTCCATGCGCGCAACTAACAGGCAGAAACACTGGCCACGCCCGTGGCCGGCCGCGATCCTAACGCCGTGCAACCGGGTTGGCAACGTAATAAACTTCATGTTGTTGGTTAAAAATTGTCGAAACATTGTTGAAAACGTCGGCATCGAATTAAAAAGCAAGAGTCGGCGTGTTTCGCCAACGGCCCGTCACTATGCTGGTTAACATCGAAACCGCAGTGAGGAACGGATGATGAAAAACGTAATCGACAGCGCCGATCCGCGCTGGCTGGCGATCGTCAGCCGCGACAAGCACGCCGACGGCCGCTTTATCTACGCGGTGAAAACCACCGGCGTGTATTGCTCGCCTTCCTGCCCGTCACGCCAGCCGAATCGGCAAAACGTGGAGCTGTTCGACGATGCGGAGCAGGCGGAGGCGGCGGGTTATCGGCCCTGCAAACGCTGCCGGCAAGGGCTGACGCCGCTGACGGAACAGCATGCGCGGCAGATAGCCGAGGCTTGCCGCTATATTGAACGGGCGGAGAAAGCGCCGTCGCTGCAGACGCTGGCGCGCCACGTCGGGTTGAGCCAATACCATTTCCACCGGCTGTTCAAAGCGATCACCGGCCTGACGCCGAAAGGCTACGCCGATGCGCAGCGCAGCCAGCGCTTGCGCGCCGGTCTTACACAGCGGGAAACGGTGACCGACGCGATCTTCGACGCCGGCTATGGCGCCAATGGCCGCTTCTACCAGCAGGCCAACG of the Serratia marcescens subsp. marcescens ATCC 13880 genome contains:
- a CDS encoding aldehyde dehydrogenase family protein; this encodes MSDNTVAVLDSVSRFLDRQHGLYIDGQWRASAAEGRLAVYNPANGQQIATTADANEHDVALAVQSAHKAFSEGVWAQRLPVERERILLRFADLVEQHAEELAQLETLEQGKSINIARAFEVGSTLNWMRYTAGLATKITGQTLDVSIPMPPGAKYQVYTRKEPIGVVAGIVPWNFPLMIGMWKVMPALAAGCSIVIKPSETTPLTLLRIAELASEAGVPPGAFNVVTGRGTVCGKALTEHPLIAKVSFTGSTPVGKSIARAAADRLTRVTLELGGKNPAIVLKDADPQQVIEGLMLGSFLNQGQVCAASSRIYIEAPIYDRLVAGFEQAVKSLSVGPGMDTGAQINPLVSLAHRNKVAAYLDDARAKNAELIGGAAGPDANGFYIPPTLVINPDDRLNLTREEVFGPVVNLIRVASAEEALSKANDTDFGLTASLWTTSLQQAMALTPRIHAGTVWVNTHTLIDPNMPFGGFKQSGSGRDFGPDWLDAYTESKSVCIRY
- the leuE gene encoding leucine efflux protein LeuE encodes the protein MLESFGVLNLWTYLAGVVFIIILPGPNTLYVLKTGVSRGVRAGYTAALGVFIGDAILIFCAYIGVASLIRTTPFLFTLVRFLGAIYLLFLGAKILYATFVQKAQAQQQQIEGGHSILRKSLTLSLTNPKAILFYVSFFVQFIDFNYAHTGLSFTILALILEAVSFIYMSTLIFSGAMLAHFFNHKKGLAKLGNGLIGLLFLGFATRLATLSS